In Beggiatoa leptomitoformis, the genomic window GGTGGTGTCCTTCTTTAACATGAATAGGTAGGTGTTTTAGTAGGGTTTTTAGGGGAAACAAATTAGGCATAATAGATTCAAGTCAGCTTGTTTGTTACTTAAGATGTGGATAATAAACGATTAAACCTAACTCATGGATTTAAAACAACTTGAATTATACATTGATGATTCGGACTATTTAAATTATTTTTGTATATTTTTAATAAAAAAGATTATTTCAACTGAATAGCTATTCGACAAATGAGTTAAAGATGGTCTCATGCAAATTTACTTGATAATAACTTGAGGAGTTTTATATGTTCGGCTTCCGTTTTATAAAAACGCAACCCACTACTTATTTAATTCAATATGTAAAAGGTCAGATTAAACGAGAGGGACGTGGACTTGCGTTTTTTTATTTTGAACCAACGACTTCATTAGTTGCCGTTCCCTTAGAAAGTGTGGATGTTCCCTTTATTTTTTATCAAACAACGGCGGATTATCAAGAAATTACGATTCAGGGACAAGTTACTTATCGTGCCATAGACCCTAAAAAATTGGCGCAATTGGTTAATTTTACGTTAGACAGTAAAGGGCGTGGTTATGTTGGTAATGACCCCGAAAAGTTGCCGCAACGTTTAATTAATACTATTCAAGTGTTTATGCAAAGTGCATTGCGTGATAGTCGGTTACGAGAAACATTAGTTGTGGCTGATGTGTTGGTAGAAAAGGTAAAACTGAGTTTAGAGCAGAGTAAAGAGGTGCAGGCATTAGGCTTAGAAATCTTGAATTTATCTATTTTATCGATAAAACCGAACCCTGATACTGCGCGGGCGTTAGAGGCAGATGTGCGCGAGAATTTGTTACGTGAAGCCGACCAAGCCGTTTATGCAAGACGTAATGCAGCCGTTGAGCAGGAGCGCGCCATTCGGGAAAATGAGTTAAATACTGAAATTGCTATAGAAAATAAGAAGCGACAAATCCGTGAGGCACAGATAGAAGCCGACCGTGCGATTCAGGAAAAACAGCAAGCCTTACAAGAAGCAGAGATGCGTGGTAAGGTGGTTTTAGAAACGGAGAAAAAACAGTTAGTCGTTTTACAAGTGGATAATTTACAACGTGAAGCGGATTCACGAGCTTATAGTTTAACTGTCACAATGCAGGCTTTAGCAGGGGTGGATGCAAAGGTATTGCAAGCCTTAGCCAGTATAGATATGAACCCTTCACAGTTAGTTGCTCTCGCGTTCCGAGATTTGGCAGACAGTGCGGATAAAATTGGTCAGTTAAATATTTCACCTGAATTATTAAGTAGTTTATTACAGACTGCAGGGAAAGGGAAAAAGTAAGATTGTCTGAAACAGCATTTTCAGGATTAAAAAATAAGCAGAATACAGTTTTTTAATTCTGATAATTCTGATAATTCTGAAAAATCAGTAAATTCTGCTTTAAATAGATACAATCGACCACCTAATTTTTAATATGCCGCTTCATATAGAATCTATTCCTTTGGTTATCAGTGGACGTTATATTCATGCAGAACGTCTTATTCCTGAAAATTATCAAATAACACAACCACGCCCTACGTTAGTTTTTTTACACGAGGCTTTGGGGAGTATTCGCCAGTGGCGTGATTTTCCAAGCCTATTAAGTCAAGCAACGGGTTGTCCTGCATTGGTTTATGACCGTTTTGGCTTTGGACAATCTGACCCCATACCAAAGGCTCGTCATATTGGCTATTTGCATGACGAGGCAACGGTTTATTTGCCTGATATTCTCAGTGCCTG contains:
- a CDS encoding SPFH domain-containing protein, whose amino-acid sequence is MFGFRFIKTQPTTYLIQYVKGQIKREGRGLAFFYFEPTTSLVAVPLESVDVPFIFYQTTADYQEITIQGQVTYRAIDPKKLAQLVNFTLDSKGRGYVGNDPEKLPQRLINTIQVFMQSALRDSRLRETLVVADVLVEKVKLSLEQSKEVQALGLEILNLSILSIKPNPDTARALEADVRENLLREADQAVYARRNAAVEQERAIRENELNTEIAIENKKRQIREAQIEADRAIQEKQQALQEAEMRGKVVLETEKKQLVVLQVDNLQREADSRAYSLTVTMQALAGVDAKVLQALASIDMNPSQLVALAFRDLADSADKIGQLNISPELLSSLLQTAGKGKK